The segment CATAGCCCCAACGGGAACGCCCCGAAATCAATCACGATCGAATAGTTCACCTCAGCTTAGGCAATTCTCAATTGAGAATTGCCAGCTCAATTGCTTGTACTTCTAAGTAATAGAAGAAAACAGACGTTCTATCAATCGAAAGTAAACAAATTTCTAAATCTAATTAATAGAATTTCAGGATTCCATAATATCTATAAAAAGAACCAAGTAAAGTCTACAAAAGGGTAGAGCTGAGAGTCTAGATGTCCTATATTTTTCATGGTAGAATTCAATTTATAAGGGTGCATGATCTGTAGCATCAAAACAGATTTAGTTCTGAGTCTTAATAGATTTCTAGCTCATGGTTTTCATCCAGCGATGGTTGGAGTTCTTGTATGAAACTAACAAAATTATCTCGCCCCCAAATGTTTTTCTGTGCAGGGTTACTAAGCCTTGCAGTGCCCGCAGTTGCTCAAGCATCTCCCTTCACGAGCAATTCAGATCAAACCATCTATACGATCGCTCAAGCCTCCGCTGGCACATTTCAAACGCATAAAAGTCCATTAGGATTTCGATTTGATTTTCCAACTACTTACAACTTGGATACTTCTCAAGAATCGAAAGGAACAATCGTACTTCGGAGTACGGTAGAAGCTCCCACAGCAGTCGGAAGTGATGAACCTGCACCTGTCGATAGTAATGTGCAATCTCAATCTTCCCCAGGAGACAAAATTATCGTCGCCGAATTTTCTAATCCTAAACGTTTATCTGCACAGCAGTGGGCAGAACAAAACCGAGATAAATCCTTTTTTGATGGGCGACAAAGTGACTATCGAGCTTACAGTTTCGCGGGTCAGCCTGCAATTTCCTACTCCTGGTGTGGCACCAATAACTGCGGAGATAGCGTAATTGTGCCAAGCCGCGATCGCACAAAAGTATTTGTTCTCAGTGCGCTCTATGAATATCCCGGCAATGCTGTACGCTGGGACTTCAAAAATATGATCGGACGATTCCGCCTGACTCAATAGCTTGCGTGTTCCTTCAAACTCATAGAGACGAGTCGGCGACCCGTCTCTATCAGCGTGTTGAATTTACTGAATCCCTAGCTCGCTAGACAGTAGAAATCTCACAACCGAATTGTTTCTCCGACCTTCATTACCTGCAATCGACTGCCCACTCTTTGCTGCTTCAATTCTGCGGCAAAAGCAGCAGGTGTCCCAGTCAAAGCTGGAAATGTACCGAAATGCATTGGGATCACTCGATCGGGTTTGACATAGCCGACGGCTGTTGCAGCTCGTTGCGGTCCCATTGTGAACCGATCTCCAATACACGCCAACATCAGCGTCACTTTGCGAAACCGCGGAATCAACGCCATATCCGCAAAGACATCCGTATCACCCGTGTGATAAATCGTAGGACCATTTTGTACAGTCACCAAAAAGCCCCCTGGATTTCCTGCATACTTTGCGGGACTGCCATCAGAAGCGATCACCGAACTGTGAATCGCGGGAATAAAGGCAACCTTGACCTCATTATTCAGCAATGAGATTTCGCCGCCAAAATTTCCTTGAGTGTCCAAGGTCACGAGATTTTTTGGATAGCCTGATTCGACTAATGCCTGTCCTAAATCGGCAGTACTGACGAGAGGAGCATTCGTCTTTTTCGCGATCGTCATTGCATCGCCGACGTGATCGAAATGTCCATGCGTCACTAAAATCAAATCGGCACGATTCAGAGTCGCTAAGTCAGTCTTGCCGTTGGGATTCACGGGATTCGTAATCCAAGGATCAATCAAAATGACTTTTCCAGTCGGCGTTGTCAGCTTAAACGCGGATTGTCCATACCAGTGCAATTGGGTTTGTGCGGCTGTAGGGGCACTCCATCCCTGAACAATTGTGCAGAGAATCAGAATTGCAGTCAAACTCACCGGAGCAAGCCATTTTAGAAATCGTTTGAAGTTCATAACTGAAAAGATTGCGTCAAAATACGGAGCGCGCCTATCGATGAATCATGAGGAGTTGCGCGCTGAATCTCCGACGCTATTATGCTGGCTGAATTTGCGTGATCGCATATTGACCCCATAATTTCTTAATCAATTCTCTGGCGATTTTTCCGATAAATTTGCCAAACTTTACGGTTGACAAAAGAACAAGATCTTTGATCATTTCATCGAACAAGATATAATTAGACTCATCACCCCCTGAAACGTTATGTCTGCGATCTGAAGTTGGTAACTGTGCAGTTTGCGGAGTTGAGGAATGAATCGAATGATCGAAAAGTGGTTAACGATCGCTGCACTTGCAGGATGGGTCGCATCGATCGCAGGCTTAGTCGGATTGGCAATTCGAGCAACGGATCCACCAGCGGTGTCCCGTGCTGCTCAGTCAGCGAATGTAAGAGTTCAGAAGGCAGATAGACTTCTATTCGCTTCACCGCGATCTCAGTCTAATTCTGTTGCAGCAACCGTCCCCGTCGATACCTCAAAAGGATATTGGCAGCACTCATTGAAACCGCGATCGCAACCTCAATCGTTGGTCAATAAATAACTTCTCGCCCTTCAGATCCTTCCTAACGCACATCTTTTTCCGGTGCGCAAGCAATCTAAGTTGAGTTAGTGCCGATTGATCGTTCCCCATAAAAACTGCTCAACATCAGGAACAATCTAATCAATGCTTCGCCCGCGAACCGTCTGCGATCGTCGGGGAGCCGCAACGGGTGCAAGCTCAATCTTACGTTCCTGAAGCCGATGCCCTTCAAAATGCTTCTGCCAGAGTTCTGGTGCATTCAACGTCTCACCGCCATGCTTTGTCAAACGCTGCCGCACCTTACATAGCACTGGCGTATTCACGCAAGCCCCAGAAATAATGATCTGTCCCTTGGTCAAAGCAGGCAGTTCTTTCAGCAAATCCCGTCCTGCTGCTTCAACTCCATACTTTAGACTCTCTTGATCCACCGGATTCACAATGCGCATCAAAAACTGACTCATACATTGAGACAGGACATCCGCATCTAACTTCCCTGGACGTTGCGTAATTAATCCCATTCCTAAGCCAAACTTCCG is part of the Leptolyngbya boryana PCC 6306 genome and harbors:
- a CDS encoding metal-dependent hydrolase; its protein translation is MNFKRFLKWLAPVSLTAILILCTIVQGWSAPTAAQTQLHWYGQSAFKLTTPTGKVILIDPWITNPVNPNGKTDLATLNRADLILVTHGHFDHVGDAMTIAKKTNAPLVSTADLGQALVESGYPKNLVTLDTQGNFGGEISLLNNEVKVAFIPAIHSSVIASDGSPAKYAGNPGGFLVTVQNGPTIYHTGDTDVFADMALIPRFRKVTLMLACIGDRFTMGPQRAATAVGYVKPDRVIPMHFGTFPALTGTPAAFAAELKQQRVGSRLQVMKVGETIRL